From Sander vitreus isolate 19-12246 chromosome 5, sanVit1, whole genome shotgun sequence:
catgaaatggtttggtcctgccatAGCGCACTCAGTGAcagtgtttagttgcagtcagatgcgccagaactacagtgaccacaatgttgccgagtaacgttaaatcaaaatctggttttcaaaaaaggaaagagagagaggaaagacaaacgaaagggtgtcaaactgtaacccagtttttcatcaaggaaggtgggtagcctatagtctgtgagtggtattaacctgttggcttaatgtccatagtgaaataagctagctagctacagactagtgttagcctacatttaatcaccatttaatcagtgcagggaaatgttcagcaagatattcatattaaatcattgtccctgccccttttagcagacttaacagatgagtcagcagcaccccagtctccccctaactgtgcccctccctgtcccggtgaagaaggtgagcaacattgtgttcagtgacatgccagttagcatcattgcagggatcctgtggggatttctctgtctttcattaataattataataatccatccatccatccatccatcttcatccgcttatccggggtcgggtcgcgggggtagcagctccagcaggggaccccaaacttccctttcccgggccacattaaccagctccgactgggggatcccgaggcgttcccaggccaggttagagatataatcccattataataataattaataataataattctgttAAGAGAATTtcccattttgtcaaattttacaataaaaatacattgagactgtaaaagatgaccttcagcacattttttatggttgcttttaaacttgcatcaaatagtgaactgcatactagacttgcatgcatgtacaaatcaccagcagtaaatattgtgctagtactagtattgaactacaagaagcaagacagttgcaagcctttaattagagttatgtaaagcttttgatgggacagtcaggtcctagagatgtgatgacaacagctgcgcagagggggcccaattagattttttgtcatggggcccaaaatttcTGGCGGCGCCCCtgggcgtggcttgggagtagactctaaagcagcaaagcaagtgcattctgggatttggtgtctttcatccacatgagacaaaaaaacaaattttctggcttttctcggcctagaagccatcaatttcaaaaaaaaaaaaaaatcacatttctactacataagtgacccaatttaaagatatattcatctttccaatggtgaaatatccctttaatataTTTCCCAGATTTTTCTATCTTTTCCAGTCTTTACCAGGAGGTCTTATTATCTTATCTTGAGGTCCCCCAAGATCAATTTACAAATTGGGACAGAATGATTTCTAGATTTGTCTGGGGGGGCAAAAGACCTAGAGTCAGATATAAAACTCTTCAGCTAACAAAAGAGAGAGGTGGTATGGGTCTTCCAAAATTAAGGGAATACTATTATGCTGCTCAACTGAGACCTGTGTACTGTTGGTGTAAGTCAGAATTTAGAGCAAAATGGAAAGATATAGAAAGAGAAGTGAATCAAATTCCAATTCAACATTTGATCGGAGATTATAAACTATACAAGGAactcaaaaataaaatggatccAATAACAGTACACACGCTAGGTCTGTGGtttaaaatattgaaaatataTAAGATTCAGAATgacataaatatattaaaatgggTAGCATATGATAGTAATTTCAAACCTGCAATGTATGATCAAGGATTCAAGTATTGGTTAACAAAGGGAATAACAACTTGGTGTGTTTTGGTAAAAGAAGGGAGGCTGGAGAGTTTTGAAAATCTGAGAAGAAAATAGGAAATTGAGGTAGATTCTTCCAAGGAGGTGAATGGTGTCATCCAAATCATAACAAAAGCATATCAAGAAAGTAACATAAGAATAATTTCGGCATTGTATAAAGGTTTGAATACTAATgacaaacattcaactaaatcagtccttccagaaaaatgtggagtttttttgtgattgactTCTACTGCATTGATGACAATGTCTCTTCTGTGAAAAGTGACTGAGGCTTCTCATTTCTAAAAACATGTGGTTTGGATTACTCAGTCAAATCCACATGGGGCCAGTTTACAGAAAGTAGTCAGATGAGAGGCCCAGGGAATAAAAATGATTAATCACAGCAGCACAATAGAAACCAAAACCTAAGACGAACAacaaaacaccaaagcactGATTATAACAGAATCTTTACatacatgatatatatatatactatatactctGAAAACATGGTACAAATTAAACAACAGTTTGGGCTCAAAAAGGATTAAAGACTTACTTTacctttcataaaaataaatgacagacaGATCATTTAGTGttattaaagaaatagtttttgggaaatagatgagaagattgatggcACTCCTATTTGAGAGTGGCATCAAACTTTCTTTCCTTTCACCAGTTTGTGAAGTAACCTGGCATGAGTGAATATCAGCCGACATCTCACAGTTGTAGTTTTCCTTTTAACTACACTTACGATCAGCATTGCTCAAAACCAATCTGTCATGTATTATCTGCCTTACGcctacaaaaatatatattcatccAAACACACTCCCTTGTCACATGGGCAAATCAGTTGCACATTATTTCGAGCATTTGTTCATTGTTTGACTGTCCTGATTTATTGTGTCATTCCCACGCTCTCCTCATTTCGTGCTGCATTCGTGATACAGAACAGCTGTACATGTAAGTGCTAAAATGCCATCGTCGGTTTTCACATTGTAAATACTTGGTCCTGACCATGATTGTACATAAACTTTGTGAATTCTGAGATCATTGACAAGGAAACAGAGTGTCTAGTCTTGTTAAGGGAACTACACAGATTTCAATGATTTTCATTATAAATTGCACTAAGTAGTCACGACTCTCAAAATGTCTTAATACTGTAGGATGTGTGACTGAAATGGCAATGGTTGGGTCGGTTTGCTGTAAACTGCGGGATGATGTAACCCTCACGAAGTGtgtgtagggctgcaaccaacgattattttctcgattaatcgtaggtctttaaaatgtcagaaaatagcgACAAATGTCCATTGCAGTTTTTcaaagtccaaggtgatgtGTTTAAATGTCTTTGCAGGGTTTATTCAGTCCAACACTcgaagatattcagtttaatatgataaaaaaaacagaaaagagcaggaaaTCTCAATATCTGAGAGGctgaaaacaagcattttttgTGCGTATGAAAAGATGAGCGCAATGACCAAAATCTGCAGAAAATATCCTTCATGGCGTCGTGACGGCTTTGCTGAAACCTGAGCAAtgcttttttgaaaaagttTGACATATCAGGCTTTTCCCTAGCATTTTACGGCCTAGGTGCAGCACCTTTGGGAACCACCtaagccaaatgaatgtaactaaatgacttttctcagatctaatgattgtagttgttagcaagttttgtcttcaaACCCATGTTCTCCGTCTGTTTTGCACATAAATGAAGCATGGAGTATAAACtatcacccaattctgtgttacatcttcttagccaacttcattccaacatATTACtgttagttttacacttatttatgGATTTAATGGTGAATAAACCTAATTCATATTAAATTATACGTATGTTGATAGATAATACACAGCCTGTTTCGTTTATGggaccatatactgtatatatgggaCCATatgtaaactttgaaaacaggtcaaatttgacccgaggacaacaggagggttaagctctaagggccctattttaaccatctgaaacgcaagtatcaaacgccaaacgcaagtagctttgtgggcggatctcgggatcgctgttgctattataccggcgggataaatgactcttgcgcccgacgcaaatctaaaatgggttggtcagaagtagctacattactcataggtgtggtttgggcgtaacgtgcaataaaccaatcagagcgttatctcacattccctttaaaagcaggcgcgcttgttccatggcggattgctattataatggcagatttgctaggcgcacgctcttaatacatccaggggcgcacgctcttaatacatccaggggcgcacgctcttaatacatccaggggcgcacgctcttaatacatccaggggcgcacgctcttaatacatccaggggcgcacgctcttaatacatccaggGGCGCACGCCAGTTGAGCGGTTCACAGcggtttttctttttgacaaaatgtaaataaagaaatgtcacaaaaaaacattctttccgatgttttgggctcactctcactgaatcacgaggttatgaatgcatggtgatatttttgcaatgtagtctaacattagaccgagatgacctcactatagacgatgcagctcttctgtctctcctctcccgtgctgctgctgctggggcatttgggttaagtggcatcggcacatgcagttcaacattacatctcctctaatatttcctcatttatgtcatcaacacatccatgattcatggaaatgttgtgtaaaacaaggttaTATATttgcttgtatttatgtatggtttgcaaaaatgggaactgctgggtccgtgagatgagagaagcaaagtatatgcgcggtgtgcacactctacattacggccaagcacgcgcccttaaaatagcatctgaataacgcgccactgactttagactaggtttttcctggtccgTGGCACAATTGTTTTctcaaactgcaaaatagcactagggaacgtttgcgccggaacacgcctcctctttttgctgaaccgccaccgggagcgcaagttcattccctgatttaccgacgtgagtctgtggacggaaaagtccgctgtgcgtcgggtgcaaaataggaacgatacatgcgtcggtgtacaaagtcaattgcactgggtgcaagataggggccttagagtgttatttattatctgctctagctttagacacagatatgaaaATGATGACggtccaaaaaaaatgtaagtctTCTACAAGCCTAGGGAAGACACTGCATATgcaacagtttttgtttttgtcactgtgaTCATTTCACTGGAGCACGGAATGTGCCAAAGAGGAGGTCCCAGTGGGTGAAGTAGGGGGCGTAGTTGACGCTGAGGAGAGTATGGTGGGCTTGGTGACTGGGGGCTCCTCCTAGACAGGGCAGAAGCCTGTGCAGAGCCAGGGGCAAGTCATAGCCGCAGTGGGCCTCCACTGCCAGCCAGCTGTTGATGAGGTGGAAGAAGGCTTCGCTCAGCGGGTGGCAGCCCAGCACCCAGGCGCTGCTcagagccagcagcagcagagacagcAGCTCGCCCGAGTTACTGTCCTGGGCAGCCAGAGCAAAGGGGATGTGATGCTGGTGGTGCAGCTGGTGGATGTTGCGGTAGAGCCAGGGAAACCTGATGAGAAACAAACAAGCTGTCTCTGCTTACATTCCCTCGGTTATGGATAATCACTGCAATCTGTCATCTTGATATTTCAAGAGATGGCACTGTGCCAAAAATGCTTCACATCAGACACAAGAACCGTTTCGGATTAAAGGAGAGCTATTATATACTGTTTTCAGGTTCAGACTTGTATTTTGTGCTTCTACtggaacatgttttcatgctttaatgtttaagaAACACTTCTCTTACTGCCCGTgactgctgcacctgtattcaccctctgtctgagacgCTCTGTTGGGGCGCcttgtctctttaagcccctcACCCGAAAAAGtaaagtctgctctgattggccagcgttTCCGGATCTCTGGAGTCTCTGCATCTGTCTTCAGCTGTCGCTGTTGTCattacccgatgtgagtcgcgGTATACTctgatttaaacggtttacggcataacgtgtcatactgaaatttgtgaaatccataaaataatacacttttctcattacaaacagaagatggaaaacgttttagctatctatgattgtttgatcactaacgttagctcaaaacgccattcaagtgacagcctttgttgtgtttcattgctaacttgtagccagcagtgaacgaacTTCGTCATGTAGGTCCATTTTAATTGTAtcgacattacagaagtctctcgttagcagttagctcgttcttgtaggctacttgtcgcaaagtgacgcatgcgcatctcacatctgcactcgatcGGGTAGTGACATCCGTCTCTGTACAGCAGTGTTGCCAAGTTTGCAACTTtctcgctagatttagcgatTCTTTAGACCCTCTTAGCgactttatttctaaaaagcaAAATTTAGCTGCTTCAGATCATTGGGGAAAAGAGAGATAGGCTATATTATATCATAATTGATTTCAATTCATACTACTCAGAGTAATCACAGTCCACAGTGCTACTGCCAACAGCACAGggtttctgtctccctcttctCTTGTGCTGTGAAGCAGGCAGTCAGCTAACACAACCACTAAGCCTTATGCAAATGACAGTCACCAATATGAAAATGAGGGTATAACGTAATCTAGCAACTTTTACCAACTTTTGGAGCTTgtgctagctactttcattagaaaagagttggcaacactgctgtACAGTCCATTGCCGTTGCAGACTGactgcaacggagtatatagTGGGACTTTACACCATGAAAAATCAGCAAAAAAGGCTTCTAATACAACTATTACACAACCGGATGTTCCAGGGGGAATGTGATTGGAAATTGGGAAGAAATTAACAACATCTGCCGCCAAGATTACAACTTTccattagcatgtagctttAGTTAGCAGTGAACTGTAATGGAGTATAGCTGCACTTTTTACCGTGCAACATCACtgataaaggcttctaaaccaaaaactacacaacAGTACATGTTCCAGGTGGAATGTGatccgaaattggggagaaattaataACTTcggcagccaagattacagcttttCCTGgaattagcatgtagctacatattAGCAGTGGACTATAACGGAGTACAGCAACACTTTGTACCGAGAAAAATccccaataaaggcttctaaaccaaaaactacacaaaCAGGCATGTTTCAGCAAGAATGTGACCCGAAATAGAGGAGAaaatagatatgacagaaaatacagagagaaaaaaaaggtctcctttaaacattaaatattaagGCCATTCTCCCCCCTTGTATTTtgtatgtagcctatatgtaCAGTAGCTACATACTTCTCAGCCATTATACCTGGATCTAACAAAAGCAAACTAACTCTTCTTAATTGAAAATTCTAAACTAATCCAAACTTGGCCTGATGATGTaatagtgatgtcatcagggttatctccGACTGGACTTGTGATTTTAAATTTTGAGCACTGTGTGACAAAGTAGGGCGGTTGAATTTGAAAGACGTGGCAATTTAACACGGACAAAAGTGTTAAAGGAAGATCTACAtttgttgcattatgggaaatgtcgACGACGGTTCACTTATGGGGTAGTTCCGGTGCCGGGGGcgtggaaggcttgtatcatgtggaggtgccgacagttttgttgttattacttgttattgttattatagtgCGTAGTTACCaccagaaactacgcactatagctttaaagattttaattttcactgtaaatgcatatcggttttAATTACTAATAATCTGTAttggtatcggccttgaaaaaacagtatcggtcgatccctaatatatatatttctgtttgcAAACAGCTTTCCTGTCAAactatttattgtattgtatttattgaataaaaaaagattagacTGTATTGAGCTCCGATTAAAATGAATTGGCACCGAAGTCAGAGttgtgttaatatatttaatgttttgtttaaaaaaaaaagaaaaaagcgaagTGCCCTTTTTTTCGACCTGAGCCACTGGCCCCCAAAATGTCTGTGCGCGTCCCTGCTTGACATGGGTGCAGACAGCTTACCTGTGCATGCAGATGTGCCATATAAAGAAGAgcatgtcaaaaagcagtaaaCACGCAAAGACTTCCACGAAGAACTGCCAGCAGGATGGAGCCAGCTCCGGCATTGCGGGGCTCCGCACCATTTGGAACAGCGCGGTGGCGGGGAGGACGGTGGTCAGGTATCGGTACAGCACCCTCCAAAAACAGCCAACCCACCGGCGGAGAGGCGGCGGCGGACCCGAGCCTGCGGTGATCCTCCACGAGCGGACCCGCTGGCAGACACTTCCCAGGGCGTCCAGCGCGAGGAAAGGTGCGCAGAGCAGCACGTGGGTCACAAAGCCGTAGAGCGC
This genomic window contains:
- the ch25hl3 gene encoding cholesterol 25-hydroxylase-like protein, translated to MSVTCAGHGEVRAPLLQGLWECVRVGQEEILRSPYLPALYGFVTHVLLCAPFLALDALGSVCQRVRSWRITAGSGPPPPLRRWVGCFWRVLYRYLTTVLPATALFQMVRSPAMPELAPSCWQFFVEVFACLLLFDMLFFIWHICMHRFPWLYRNIHQLHHQHHIPFALAAQDSNSGELLSLLLLALSSAWVLGCHPLSEAFFHLINSWLAVEAHCGYDLPLALHRLLPCLGGAPSHQAHHTLLSVNYAPYFTHWDLLFGTFRAPVK